In the Salvelinus namaycush isolate Seneca chromosome 35, SaNama_1.0, whole genome shotgun sequence genome, one interval contains:
- the LOC120029342 gene encoding leucine-rich repeat, immunoglobulin-like domain and transmembrane domain-containing protein 2, whose translation METAMGRIPDNVPNHFSKIRIENSHLTELPRGSFSKVTALASLWLNFNDITLMNIKSLEGLTNLTELRLQGNKLRSVPWTAFQDTPNLNILDLKLNRLDVLPESALRQLPGLTYLDLSFNQLTVISRDVFLNWPLINRQERKGRKEASSGEANVVLALHDNPWLCDCRLKGFVEFIKTISPPLILMNSYLTCTGPSSRAGKFFHEVGLKTCMKPEASASETNMTVSLGDKVTLQCLVKARPEPSIHWSYNLKIIKGFTVSETRMDDETIRSQLVIPSLHLEDRGVYTCFANNFIGNFSVSFLINIKSFNASSSGGAAMSRLPFPLSSTDENVYIDIRISKQTVYGITLEWYAATDNPAETWFTIHLGKYHSDKKELTYIGPGINTYEVNDLLPVSKYEVCVTLKNQTPRAGQCIVFLTGSDIGQLEQREKFIHIVVIMCAMVLAVPVGMYACTTDTRCKFSYLDRCTEQCKRRRRQEKTLRTNGERQGTFDSLQAPSDEGLCRDSEEVMMKRRSSQDKNNHKGKAQDPQETNIGAKLY comes from the exons ATGGAAACCGCCATGGGACGAATCCCAGACAACGTCCCAAATCATTTCAGTAAAATTCGAATAGAGAATTCCCACCTGACCGAATTACCCCGCGGCTCCTTCTCTAAAGTTACTGCCTTGGCGTCTCTATGGTTGAATTTCAACGACATCACCCTAATGAACATCAAGAGTCTCGAAGGGCTGACGAATTTAACGGAACTGCGGCTCCAGGGAAACAAGCTGCGTTCAGTCCCATGGACAGCATTCCAGGACACGCCGAACCTGAACATTTTGGACCTGAAACTCAATCGACTAGACGTGCTCCCGGAATCCGCCCTGAGACAACTACCAGGCTTGACCTATTTAGACCTATCCTTCAATCAGCTTACTGTCATATCCAGGGATGTCTTCCTCAACTGGCCTCTCATCAACAGGCAGGAGAGAAAAGGACGTAAAGAGGCCAGCAGTGGAGAGGCCAACGTCGTTTTAGCGCTGCACGACAACCCTTGGCTATGTGACTGCCGCCTCAAAGGTTTCGTTGAGTTTATCAAAACCATTAGTCCACCTCTGATTCTGATGAACTCGTACCTGACGTGCACAGGCCCGAGTTCCAGGGCGGGGAAGTTCTTCCACGAAGTCGGTTTGAAAACATGTATGAAGCCCGAGGCGTCAGCCTCAGAAACCAACATGACAGTGTCACTGGGGGACAAGGTAACCCTCCAGTGCTTAGTCAAAGCCAGGCCTGAACCCTCCATCCATTGGTCATACAACCTGAAGATTATAAAGGGATTTACTG tGTCAGAGACCCGTATGGACGATGAGACCATCAGATCTCAGCTGGTCATCCCATCCCTGCACCTGGAAGACCGAGGCGTCTACACCTGCTTCGCCAACAACTTTATCGGCAACTTCTCCGTCAGTTTCCTAATCAACATCAAGTCTTTCAACGCCTCCTCCTCCGGCGGTGCCGCCATGTCTCGTCTCCCGTTCCCGCTGTCCTCAACCGACGAGAACGTCTACATCGACATCCGCATCTCCAAGCAGACGGTCTACGGCATCACTCTGGAGTGGTACGCTGCGACGGACAACCCGGCAGAGACCTGGTTCACCATCCACTTGGGGAAATACCACTCTGACAAAAAGGAGTTGACATACATCGGGCCAGGCATCAACACCTATGAGGTCAACGACCTCCTACCGGTTAGTAAATACGAGGTGTGTGTGACGCTGAAGAACCAGACACCTCGCGCCGGTCAGTGCATCGTGTTCTTAACAGGAAGTGACATCGGCCAGCTGGAACAACGGGAGAAGTTCATCCATATTGTTGTGATCATGTGTGCCATGGTGCTGGCGGTGCCCGTGGGGATGTACGCCTGCACCACCGACACTAGATGTAAGTTCAGCTACCTGGACCGCTGTACGGAGCAgtgtaagaggaggaggaggcaggagaAGACCCTGAGGACcaatggggagagacaggggaccTTCGACAGCCTCCAAGCCCCCAGCGATGAAGGACTCTGTCGTGACTCTGAAGAggtgatgatgaagaggaggtcCTCCCAGGATAAAAACAACCACAAGGGCAAAGCACAAGATCCACAAGAGACAAACATTGGAGCAAAGCTTTATTAG
- the LOC120029474 gene encoding leucine-rich repeat, immunoglobulin-like domain and transmembrane domain-containing protein 1, whose product MFRGFSLGFCLALFCFGPFVCSACPSQCNCFFHKLSDGSKARSVLCNDPQITLVPPNFPADTSKLRIEKTAITKISGETFHYLNSLEFLRVSFNSLNSLNVDSFRGLRSLDELRLEGNALTSFPWESLTDMPDLRLLDLHNNKISSIPAEATIYIKNLTYLDLSSNSLATVPPEVLSMWLSVKPSQEDGDSSKYILGLHDNPWLCDCRLYDLVQFQKSPSSSVVLIDTKLRCADPESLSGVQFSETELQRCQGPRVHTAVARVRSSLGNNVLLRCGTIGVPVPELSWTRADGKQMNGTVQEEVSKEGIIWSILSVPAVSYRDSGKYMCKATNFVGTADAIISLVITDSFKNEEQGGSSKTRNQRGRKTGGFGKAAYQEKLVARYVPPLTTTAATPIIEPLGPSGFTGKYDIESYSISDSVADGQTPGPPAMEPAIKEVEKEVLSNLAANASSLQAPAPPEKRVVRSVKVIGDTDHTVSLNWRSPTAKNTTEFSVLYAVFGERDMRRINVDVGKNRITIDGLVPRTKYIACVCVKGLIPKKEQCVIFSTDEAASASGTQKLINVVVITVACVIAVPLTLIVCCGALKKRCKKLLGRKSKDIQDSYVTFETLSPGQKPKGMEGEYLARQQPGESNRLLSARSSVDSEATCRNEGPPNEYFC is encoded by the exons ATGTTTCGAggttttagtctgggtttctgtTTGGCATTATTTTGCTTCGGACCGTTTGTTTGCAGCGCGTGTCCGTCTCAATGTAACTGCTTCTTTCACAAATTATCAGATGGATCCAAAGCAAG GAGCGTACTTTGCAATGACCCACAGATTACCCTGGTCCCACCCAACTTCCCTGCAGACACCTCGAAACTGCGGATCGAGAAGACTGCCATCACAAAGATCTCCGGCGAAACCTTTCACTACCTCAACAGTTTGGAATTTCTCCGAGTGTCTTTCAATTCTCTGAACTCTTTGAATGTAGACAGCTTCCGTGGCCTGAGAAGTCTGGATGAGCTGAGACTGGAAGGGAACGCTCTCACCTCGTTCCCCTGGGAATCTCTGACTGATATGCCCGACCTGAGGCTACTGGACCTGCATAATAATAAGATATCGTCGATCCCGGCCGAGGCGACCATTTATATCAAGAACCTGACCTACCTGGACTTATCTAGCAACAGCCTAGCCACGGTTCCTCCTGAGGTTCTCTCTATGTGGTTATCTGTGAAACCGTCTCAAGAAGATGGGGACAGTTCCAAATACATTCTAG GTCTCCATGACAACCCATGGCTATGTGACTGCCGGCTCTATGACCTGGTCCAGTTCCAGAAGTCTCCGTCGTCCTCTGTGGTTCTGATCGACACCAAGCTGCGCTGTGCTGATCCGGAGAGCCTGTCGGGGGTGCAGTTCAGCGAGACGGAGCTCCAGAGGTGCCAGGGGCCCCGTGTCCACACGGCTGTGGCCCGGGTCAGGAGCTCCCTGGGGAACAACGTCCTGCTACGCTGTGGGACCATCGGAGTCCCAGTACCAGAGCTGTCCTGGACTCGGGCAGACGGCAAACAGATGAACGGCACTG TTCAGGAAGAAGTTTCAAAGGAGGGAATCATTTGGTCCATCCTGAGTGTGCCTGCCGTCTCTTACCGGGACTCTGGAAAATACATGTGCAAAGCCACCAACTTCGTGGGGACTGCAGATGCCATCATCTCCCTGGTTATTACAGACTCCTTTAAAAATGAGGAACAAGGTGGCAGCTCCAAGACTAGAAACCAAAGAGGACGGAAAACCGGTGGGTTTGGGAAAGCTGCCTACCAGGAGAAACTTGTTGCCAGATACGTACCTCCACTAACCACCACGGCAGCCACGCCCATCATCGAGCCACTAGGTCCGAGTGGTTTCACAGGGAAGTATGATATCGAGAGCTACAGTATTTCGGACAGTGTGGCCGATGGACAGACACCCGGTCCTCCTGCCATGGAGCCGGCGATTAAGGAAGTGGAGAAGGAGGTTCTTAGCAACCTGGCAGCCAACGCCTCTTCTTTGCAGGCACCGGCGCCGCCGGAGAAACGGGTGGTACGATCGGTGAAGGTCATCGGGGACACCGATCACACCGTATCCCTGAACTGGCGGTCCCCGACGGCCAAGAACACCACCGAGTTCAGCGTCCTGTACGCCGTGTTCGGCGAGAGGGACATGCGGAGGATCAACGTAGACGTGGGAAAGAACCGTATCACCATCGACGGCCTTGTGCCAAGGACAAAGTACATCGCCTGCGTCTGCGTCAAAGGCCTGATCCCTAAGAAAGAGCAGTGTGTAATCTTTTCAACGGACGAGGCGGCCAGCGCAAGCGGCACCCAGAAACTCATTAACGTGGTGGTGATCACCGTGGCCTGCGTGATCGCTGTCCCCCTGACACTGATCGTCTGCTGCGGGGCACTCAAGAAGCGCTGTAAAAAGCTACTGGGGAGGAAATCCAAAGATATTCAAGACTCATACGTAACATTCGAGACCCTCTCCCCGGGACAGAAGCCTAAGGGGATGGAGGGGGAGTACCTTGCCAGGCAACAGCCAGGCGAGTCCAACAGACTGCTCTCTGCTAGGTCCAGTGTGGACTCTGAGGCTACTTGTAGGAATGAGGGACCCCCTAATGAGTACTTTTGTTGA